In the genome of Pontibacillus halophilus JSM 076056 = DSM 19796, one region contains:
- a CDS encoding metallophosphoesterase has translation MMTRRRFIKTGLNSVLSLLGISVAGLGYAKYIEPRLFTVRSETITSPRIAQPLDGFRILQFSDLHIGFHLDEERLEAIVSRINNYNVDMIVFTGDLFDDPSNLFHHTYERVASLLNSMKAPYGKFWIYGNHDHGGYGTEEVKSLMDRAGFTLLQNSSTLIKINEEELLLVGLDDALLGEPNLDLALQNQDQRPFTLLLCHEPDLADSVQHYPVDVMLAGHSHGGQIRLPFVGPLVTPPLAYTYTEGLYSIGTTGFQLYVSRGLGMTRLPYRFLCRPELTIHTLNYRDRLNS, from the coding sequence ATGATGACAAGGCGTAGATTTATAAAGACAGGACTGAATAGCGTACTCTCTTTACTCGGCATTTCAGTGGCAGGCCTAGGCTATGCCAAATACATCGAGCCCCGCCTTTTTACGGTACGATCAGAGACCATCACTTCACCTCGTATTGCTCAACCATTAGATGGATTCAGAATTCTACAATTTAGTGATTTACATATCGGCTTTCATCTTGATGAAGAAAGACTGGAAGCAATTGTGTCACGGATCAACAACTATAATGTAGACATGATCGTGTTCACGGGTGATTTATTTGATGACCCTAGCAATTTGTTTCACCACACTTATGAACGTGTAGCTAGTCTATTAAACTCTATGAAAGCCCCCTATGGGAAGTTTTGGATTTATGGGAACCATGACCACGGAGGCTATGGCACAGAAGAAGTTAAGTCGCTTATGGACCGCGCAGGGTTCACACTCCTTCAGAACTCGTCCACATTAATCAAGATAAACGAGGAAGAGTTGTTGCTTGTTGGACTAGACGATGCATTACTTGGAGAACCGAACCTTGACCTCGCTTTACAAAATCAAGACCAACGTCCCTTCACCTTGTTGTTATGTCACGAGCCGGATTTAGCAGACAGCGTTCAACATTATCCAGTCGATGTTATGCTCGCTGGTCACAGTCACGGAGGACAAATACGTCTTCCCTTCGTCGGACCACTCGTTACTCCTCCACTTGCCTACACCTATACAGAAGGGCTTTATTCCATTGGTACAACAGGATTTCAATTGTATGTAAGCCGGGGACTCGGCATGACACGTCTCCCTTACCGATTCCTATGTAGACCAGAGCTCACGATTCACACCCTCAATTATAGGGACAGGCTCAATTCATAG
- the trhA gene encoding PAQR family membrane homeostasis protein TrhA encodes METHTFSKREEVANAITHGIGAVLSVAALVLLVVYASLNGNAWQIVAVSIYGASMLTLYVSSTLVHAFRPGKWKDLFEIFDHASIYLFIAGTYTPLLLVVLRGTLGWTLFGIVWGIALVGVVFKVFFVKRFVVLSTVFYLLMGWIIVIAWGPLTETFPFGGMVYLVVGGVLYSIGTIFYVWRSFQFHHAVWHLFVIAGTVMHFFAVFLYIL; translated from the coding sequence TTGGAAACACATACATTTTCTAAAAGAGAAGAAGTTGCAAATGCGATTACTCATGGTATTGGAGCGGTATTAAGCGTCGCAGCCCTTGTTCTTCTTGTCGTTTATGCATCCTTAAACGGGAACGCTTGGCAGATAGTAGCAGTCTCCATCTATGGAGCAAGCATGCTGACGCTCTATGTTTCTTCTACTCTTGTCCATGCATTTCGTCCAGGTAAATGGAAAGACTTATTCGAAATATTTGATCATGCGTCCATTTACTTATTCATCGCTGGTACGTATACACCACTTCTCTTAGTGGTCTTACGAGGTACATTAGGATGGACATTGTTCGGAATCGTGTGGGGGATTGCGCTCGTTGGTGTAGTGTTCAAGGTCTTCTTTGTGAAACGATTTGTTGTCTTATCCACCGTTTTCTATTTGTTAATGGGATGGATTATAGTCATTGCTTGGGGGCCGTTAACGGAGACGTTCCCATTTGGAGGGATGGTGTACCTGGTAGTAGGTGGAGTTCTTTATTCCATTGGTACAATCTTCTATGTATGGCGAAGCTTTCAGTTTCATCATGCCGTGTGGCACTTGTTCGTTATTGCAGGTACCGTCATGCATTTCTTCGCTGTATTTCTATACATTTTGTAA
- a CDS encoding chemotaxis protein yields the protein MSMNQKGILLESGTNELEVVEFTIGANKFGINVIKVKEILLPVPVTRIPHSHPSVEGIMDIRGEVVPVVDVAHMLGFPPSEQPAHDKFILSEFNQTRIVFHVHTVTQIHRISWGDIEKPDKMYQGLETQVNGVVKVNDEMVLLLDFEQMIANIHPESTIQKDQIKRLGERQRMNKQVLIAEDSALLRAMLEETLHEAGYENVTAFENGKEALDYLLQLDTTEKQIEEYFQLVITDIEMPQMDGHHLTKRIKEEDSLKGLPVIIFSSLITDDLRHKGELVGADAQISKPEIASLVEHMDRLVL from the coding sequence ATGAGTATGAATCAAAAGGGTATATTGCTAGAGAGTGGGACAAATGAACTCGAAGTAGTGGAATTTACAATTGGAGCTAACAAATTTGGAATTAATGTAATTAAAGTTAAGGAAATTCTCCTTCCGGTACCCGTCACAAGAATTCCTCATTCACATCCTTCTGTAGAAGGGATTATGGATATTCGTGGAGAGGTTGTACCTGTCGTAGATGTCGCTCATATGCTAGGCTTTCCGCCTTCAGAGCAACCCGCACATGACAAGTTTATTCTCTCAGAATTTAATCAGACACGAATTGTGTTTCATGTACATACGGTTACTCAAATTCATCGGATTTCTTGGGGGGACATTGAGAAACCTGACAAGATGTATCAAGGTTTAGAAACGCAAGTAAACGGCGTTGTGAAAGTAAATGACGAAATGGTCCTCTTGCTTGATTTCGAACAAATGATTGCGAATATTCATCCGGAATCTACTATCCAGAAAGACCAAATTAAACGACTTGGAGAACGGCAACGGATGAATAAGCAAGTGCTTATTGCGGAAGATTCCGCTTTGCTTCGTGCCATGCTCGAAGAAACGTTGCATGAAGCGGGTTATGAAAATGTAACCGCATTTGAGAATGGGAAAGAGGCGCTAGACTACCTCTTACAACTTGACACAACAGAAAAGCAGATCGAAGAATATTTCCAACTAGTCATTACAGATATCGAAATGCCACAAATGGACGGCCATCATCTAACGAAACGAATTAAAGAAGAGGATTCTCTTAAAGGCTTGCCAGTCATCATCTTTTCTTCTCTAATTACGGATGACTTACGCCATAAAGGTGAATTGGTAGGGGCAGATGCTCAAATCTCAAAGCCTGAAATTGCTTCGCTTGTTGAACACATGGATAGACTCGTACTTTAA
- a CDS encoding SCO family protein: MKKRMFTYTIVLIGVMILSACGSQDSDSTSNSGGQAAMAEPEFSRDVRSFSFTNQDEETVSLEDLEGTYWIADMIFTNCDTVCPPMTANMAYLQDQVEEAGLSDEVRFVSFSVDPTVDSPSVLKDFAMKHEADFSNWDFLTGYSNEEIKEFSIKSFQLLVQHTDQSDQVTHGTNFMLVNPDGKAIERYKGMQRGEMERIVADLESKIESS, from the coding sequence TTGAAGAAGCGGATGTTTACATACACAATCGTTCTCATTGGGGTTATGATTCTAAGTGCTTGCGGTTCACAAGATTCTGATAGCACTTCAAATTCAGGTGGACAAGCCGCTATGGCCGAGCCTGAATTCTCACGTGATGTTCGTTCATTCTCATTTACAAATCAAGATGAGGAAACGGTGAGCTTAGAAGATTTAGAAGGCACGTACTGGATTGCGGATATGATCTTCACTAATTGTGATACGGTTTGCCCTCCTATGACAGCAAACATGGCTTATCTTCAGGACCAAGTGGAAGAAGCAGGTCTAAGCGATGAAGTTCGCTTTGTATCATTTTCAGTAGACCCGACTGTTGATTCGCCGAGTGTACTAAAAGATTTCGCAATGAAGCATGAAGCTGACTTCTCTAACTGGGATTTTCTTACTGGATATAGTAATGAAGAAATTAAAGAGTTCTCCATTAAATCCTTCCAGTTACTTGTCCAGCATACAGATCAGTCTGACCAAGTCACTCACGGAACAAACTTTATGCTAGTCAATCCAGATGGAAAGGCGATTGAACGATATAAGGGAATGCAACGTGGTGAAATGGAGCGTATTGTAGCGGATTTAGAGAGTAAAATAGAGTCGTCTTAA
- a CDS encoding YkyB family protein, producing the protein MSQSRNNKSYTTSQIAEALFVVNKHAKTAPDPRELYTLKKEAIQQLLRKKQAKKIGLHFSNASKYSKQNSTLLVQVGDYYFHIPPKREDFQALQHLGEANQAYRNPKPSLSLSHAKRILQAYLGKNGQKPSNQNASRRSVPHSYQSSIYKPWGQLASWQDQPHYKKKR; encoded by the coding sequence TTGTCACAGTCAAGAAACAATAAGTCATATACCACCTCTCAAATTGCAGAAGCCCTCTTTGTCGTGAACAAACACGCTAAGACTGCTCCGGACCCGAGAGAATTGTACACATTAAAGAAAGAGGCAATCCAACAATTGCTTCGGAAGAAACAAGCCAAGAAAATTGGACTTCATTTCTCGAATGCTTCTAAATACAGCAAACAAAATTCTACGTTGCTCGTTCAAGTGGGCGATTACTACTTTCACATTCCACCAAAGCGAGAAGATTTCCAAGCACTACAACACCTTGGAGAAGCCAACCAAGCATATCGGAATCCAAAACCAAGCTTGTCTCTATCCCATGCCAAGCGTATATTACAGGCTTACCTAGGGAAGAATGGACAGAAACCCTCTAACCAAAATGCCTCGAGACGTTCCGTGCCTCATTCTTACCAATCTTCTATTTACAAGCCATGGGGGCAATTAGCTTCTTGGCAAGACCAACCCCATTACAAAAAGAAACGGTAG
- a CDS encoding penicillin-binding protein, with the protein MKQTPMPVPIQPYHPYPVRSYEDQRFFFGGPLLPFAAGLVAGPLLISAFARPPFVGYPGGCYPPYCGPGGPGYGPGYGGPGYGGPGYGGPGYGGPGYGGPGYGPGPY; encoded by the coding sequence ATGAAGCAAACACCAATGCCCGTACCTATACAACCTTACCATCCGTACCCTGTACGCTCATACGAAGACCAACGTTTCTTCTTTGGAGGGCCTCTTCTACCTTTTGCAGCTGGTCTTGTAGCTGGCCCACTTCTCATTAGCGCTTTTGCACGACCTCCTTTTGTTGGTTATCCAGGAGGTTGTTATCCACCATACTGCGGCCCTGGAGGTCCTGGATATGGCCCCGGTTACGGCGGACCTGGGTATGGTGGACCTGGATATGGTGGCCCAGGCTATGGCGGACCTGGGTATGGCGGACCTGGGTATGGCCCTGGTCCTTACTAA
- the fadH gene encoding 2,4-dienoyl-CoA reductase, which produces MKGQVVIVTGGTSGMGKFMAKKFVEEGAFVAITGRDEERLQLAKEEIANGKNESVLTVRMDVRNPEDVDRMVDETVKAFGSIDHLVNNAAGNFIVPAEELSVNGWNAVIDIVLNGTFYCTRAVGNYWIQNGIKGNVLNMVATYAWGAGAGVIHSASAKAGVLAMTRTLAVEWGRKYGIRANAIAPGPIERTGGADKLFQSEEAAKRTLRSVPLGRYGQPEEIAELAAFILSEKASYMNGEVIALDGGQWLNDFPF; this is translated from the coding sequence ATGAAAGGACAAGTTGTGATTGTAACAGGTGGAACGAGTGGGATGGGAAAGTTTATGGCGAAGAAATTCGTCGAAGAAGGTGCCTTCGTAGCGATTACAGGGCGAGATGAAGAACGTTTACAGCTTGCGAAAGAAGAAATTGCAAATGGAAAGAATGAAAGCGTTTTAACGGTGCGAATGGATGTCCGTAATCCAGAGGATGTGGACAGAATGGTCGATGAAACGGTGAAAGCTTTCGGGTCTATTGATCATCTTGTCAATAACGCTGCTGGTAACTTCATCGTACCTGCAGAAGAATTATCTGTGAACGGCTGGAATGCAGTTATCGATATTGTGTTGAATGGCACGTTCTACTGTACTCGTGCAGTAGGGAATTATTGGATCCAGAACGGCATTAAAGGGAACGTGTTGAATATGGTAGCTACATATGCTTGGGGAGCGGGAGCGGGTGTCATTCACTCTGCATCTGCTAAAGCGGGCGTACTAGCCATGACAAGGACACTAGCTGTTGAATGGGGGAGAAAATACGGAATACGAGCAAATGCAATTGCTCCAGGTCCGATTGAACGTACAGGAGGGGCTGATAAGCTATTCCAGTCAGAGGAAGCTGCAAAGCGTACGTTACGCTCTGTCCCACTAGGACGATACGGGCAACCAGAAGAGATTGCGGAACTTGCTGCCTTTATTCTAAGTGAAAAGGCAAGCTACATGAATGGGGAGGTCATTGCACTTGACGGTGGGCAATGGCTAAATGATTTCCCGTTCTAA